The proteins below are encoded in one region of Oncorhynchus tshawytscha isolate Ot180627B linkage group LG04, Otsh_v2.0, whole genome shotgun sequence:
- the utp15 gene encoding U3 small nucleolar RNA-associated protein 15 homolog codes for MASFKSTKIPIYPKLGEKVTPDTLYWKNYKAPVQIKEFGAVTSIDFSSLAPHNYAVTASTRIHIYGPFSTEPVKTFTRFKDTAYSGKFRSDGQLLVAGCEDSMVRLFDVSGKVALRVFKGHTKGVHVTDFTSDCYHILTGSDDYTCRLWDIPNSTELTSYKEHTDYIRCGITSKLNRDIFITGSYDHTLRVFDARVEKSVMTMDHSQPVESVLLYPSEGLLVSAGGRYVKVWDLLKGGQPLVSLKNHHKTVTCLSLSSNGQRLLSASLDRHVKIYNTTNYKVVHNFDYAASILSLALAPDDESIVVGMTNGVLSIKHRKSPEEKREMAGKQRMQPVYRIFVKGRNYVPKKDDFLVSKPVKSHLAKYDKQLKKFNISKALDTALESWRRNRKPEITVAVMKELDRRGTLKNALAGRDEQNLSQLLNFLIGNVVDPRFTPVLVTATEMILDIYQAVVGQSSVVDRQLVRLQELVEREVDYQQDLLEVLGMLDTLFAASLPRKEVPCPGSSRPNGLAEGSLGAPGPQLKAA; via the exons ATGGCTTCATTCAAATCCACAAAAATCCCAATATATCCCAAACTTGGAGAGAAAGTTACTCCGGACACATTGTATTGGAAAAACTACAAG GCCCCAGTCCAGATAAAGGAATTTGGAGCAGTCACAAGCATTGACTTCTCCTCCCTGGCACCACACAACTATGCAGTGACTGCTTCTACACGG ATCCACATCTACGGACCGTTTTCTACGGAGCCAGTCAAGACATTTACTCGCTTCAAGGACACGGCGTACAGCGGAAAGTTCCGGTCAGATGGTCAGCTCTTGGTGGCAGGATGCGAGGACTCCATGGTGCGGCTTTTTGATGTCAGCGGCAAGGTGGCGCTCAGGGTGTTCAAAGGGCACACAAA GGGGGTGCATGTAACAGATTTCACCTCAGACTGTTATCACATCCTGACGGGCTCAGACGACTACACTTGTCGCCTGTGGGACATCCCCAATTCCACTGAACTGACCTCATACAAGGAACACACAGACTATATCCGCTGTGGCATCACCAGCAAACTCAACAGAGATATCTTCATAACCG GCTCCTATGACCACACACTAAGGGTGTTTGATGCCAGAGTGGAAAAGAGTGTGATGACCATGGACCACAGCCAGCCCGTGGAGAGCGTTCTGCTCTACCCCTCTGAAGGACTACTGGTTTCAGCAG GAGGGCGCTACGTGAAGGTGTGGGACCTGCTGAAGGGAGGTCAGCCTCTGGTGTCACTGAAGAACCACCACAAGACCGTCACCTGCCTCAGTCTCAGCAGCAACGGACAGAGACTGCTCTCTGCCTCCCTCGACAG GCACGTGAAAATCTACAACACAACCAACTACAAGGTGGTTCATAACTTTGACTACGCCGCCTCCATTCTCAGTCTGGCCCTGGCT CCTGATGACGAGTCCATTGTCGTTGGGATGACCAATGGCGTCCTGAGCATCAAACATAGGAAGAGCCCTGAGGAGAAACGGGAAATGGCTGGAAAACAGAGAATGCAGCCAGTGTACCGCATCTTTGTCAAAGGAAGAAACTACGTCCCAAAAAAG GATGACTTTCTTGTCAGCAAACCAGTGAAGAGCCATCTGGCCAAATACGACAAACAGCTGAAGAAATTCAACATCTCCAAGGCCTTGGATACCGCCCTGGAG tCGTGGCGGAGGAACAGAAAGCCTGAGATCACGGTGGCGGTGATGAAGGAGTTGGATCGCCGAGGAACTTTGAAGAACGCTCTGGCCGGACGAGACGAGCAGAACCTCTCGCAACTCCTCAATTTCCTGATTGG GAATGTAGTTGATCCCAGGTTTACACCTGTCCTCGTCACCGCCACTGAGATGATTCTTG ACATCTACCAGGCAGTGGTGGGTCAGTCTTCAGTAGTGGACAGGCAGCTTGTACGTCTCCAGGAGCtagtggagagagaggttgacTACCAGCAGGACCTCCTGGAAGTTCTGGGGATGTTGGATACTCTATTCGCCGCATCCCTCCCAAGGAAAGAGGTGCCTTGCCCAGGCAGCAGCCGGCCTAACGGCTTGGCAGAGGGGAGTTTGGGGGCTCCGGGACCACAGCTCAAGGCCGCCTGA